In Harpia harpyja isolate bHarHar1 chromosome 22, bHarHar1 primary haplotype, whole genome shotgun sequence, a single genomic region encodes these proteins:
- the CHST10 gene encoding carbohydrate sulfotransferase 10 isoform X2, whose translation MSDNMHHQWLLLAACFWVIFMFMVASKFITLTFKDPDGYGAKQEPLILTAVTKVEEVHVPEEKHWPEEFQPTGKAFSGNLIRQPLVHMERLELLRNVCRDTALRNLSHTAVSKFVLDRIFVCDKHKILFCQTPKVGNTQWKKVLIVLNGAFSSIEEIPENIVHDHEKNGLPRLSSFSDSEIKKRLNLYFKFFIVRDPFERLISAFKDKFVHNPRFEPWYRHEIAPGIIRKYRRNRTETKGLQFEDFVRYLGDPNHRWLDVQFGDHIIHWVTYVELCAPCEITYSVIGHHETLEDDAPYILKAAGIDHLVSYPTIPPGITVYNKTKVERYFSGVSKRDIRRLYARFEGDFKLFGYREPDFLLN comes from the exons ATGTCTGACAACATGCACCACCAGTGGCTGCTGCTAGCTGCATGCTTTTGGGTGATATTCATGTTCATGGTTGCTAGCAAATTTATCACATTGACTTTTAAAGACCCAGATG GCTATGGTGCCAAGCAAGAGCCATTGATACTGACAGCTGTGACAAAAGTGGAGGAGGTACATGTGCCAGAGGAAAAACATTGGCCTGAAGAATTCCAG CCAACTGGAAAAGCTTTTTCTGGAAATCTGATCCGCCAACCCCTCGTTCATATGGAAAGACTTGAGCTTCTCAGGAATGTCTGCAGAGACACTGCATTGAGAAATCTCTCTCACACTGCAGTTTCCAAATTCGTCTTGGACCGAATATTTGTGTGTGACAAGCACAAGATCCTGTTTTGTCAGACGCCAAAAGTGGGCAACACTCAGTGGAAAAAAGTCTTGATCGTTTTAAATG GAGCATTTTCTTCCATAGAAGAGATCCCAGAAAATATTGTACATGATCACGAGAAGAATGGCCTTCCACGGTTGTCCTCCTTCAGTgactctgaaattaaaaaacG ACTGAATTTATACTTCAAGTTTTTTATTGTTAGAGATCCATTTGAAAGActtatttctgcatttaaagACAAGTTTGTGCACAATCCTCGGTTTGAACCTTGGTACCGGCATGAAATTGCTCCTGGCATCATTCGTAAATACAGAAGGAATCGCACAGAGACCAAAGGGCTGCAGTTTGAGGATTTTGTGCGCTATCTGGGTGACCCTAATCACCGATGGCTGGATGTTCAGTTTGGTGACCACATCATTCACTGGGTAACGTATGTGGAACTTTGTGCCCCCTGTGAAATCACGTATAGTGTGATTGGACACCATGAAACCCTGGAGGACGATGCTCCATATATCTTGAAAGCAGCTGGCATAGACCATCTGGTATCGTACCCCACAATTCCACCAGGCATAACAGTgtacaacaaaacaaaagtagAGCGGTATTTTTCGGGAGTTAGCAAGAGAGACATAAGACGTCTCTACGCGCGGTTTGAAGGTGATTTTAAACTCTTTGGTTATCGGGAGCCAGATTTCTTGCTTAACTGA
- the CHST10 gene encoding carbohydrate sulfotransferase 10 isoform X1 has translation MIFAGNNNFIWLMSDNMHHQWLLLAACFWVIFMFMVASKFITLTFKDPDGYGAKQEPLILTAVTKVEEVHVPEEKHWPEEFQPTGKAFSGNLIRQPLVHMERLELLRNVCRDTALRNLSHTAVSKFVLDRIFVCDKHKILFCQTPKVGNTQWKKVLIVLNGAFSSIEEIPENIVHDHEKNGLPRLSSFSDSEIKKRLNLYFKFFIVRDPFERLISAFKDKFVHNPRFEPWYRHEIAPGIIRKYRRNRTETKGLQFEDFVRYLGDPNHRWLDVQFGDHIIHWVTYVELCAPCEITYSVIGHHETLEDDAPYILKAAGIDHLVSYPTIPPGITVYNKTKVERYFSGVSKRDIRRLYARFEGDFKLFGYREPDFLLN, from the exons ATGATTTTTGCAG GAAACAACAACTTTATATGGCTCATGTCTGACAACATGCACCACCAGTGGCTGCTGCTAGCTGCATGCTTTTGGGTGATATTCATGTTCATGGTTGCTAGCAAATTTATCACATTGACTTTTAAAGACCCAGATG GCTATGGTGCCAAGCAAGAGCCATTGATACTGACAGCTGTGACAAAAGTGGAGGAGGTACATGTGCCAGAGGAAAAACATTGGCCTGAAGAATTCCAG CCAACTGGAAAAGCTTTTTCTGGAAATCTGATCCGCCAACCCCTCGTTCATATGGAAAGACTTGAGCTTCTCAGGAATGTCTGCAGAGACACTGCATTGAGAAATCTCTCTCACACTGCAGTTTCCAAATTCGTCTTGGACCGAATATTTGTGTGTGACAAGCACAAGATCCTGTTTTGTCAGACGCCAAAAGTGGGCAACACTCAGTGGAAAAAAGTCTTGATCGTTTTAAATG GAGCATTTTCTTCCATAGAAGAGATCCCAGAAAATATTGTACATGATCACGAGAAGAATGGCCTTCCACGGTTGTCCTCCTTCAGTgactctgaaattaaaaaacG ACTGAATTTATACTTCAAGTTTTTTATTGTTAGAGATCCATTTGAAAGActtatttctgcatttaaagACAAGTTTGTGCACAATCCTCGGTTTGAACCTTGGTACCGGCATGAAATTGCTCCTGGCATCATTCGTAAATACAGAAGGAATCGCACAGAGACCAAAGGGCTGCAGTTTGAGGATTTTGTGCGCTATCTGGGTGACCCTAATCACCGATGGCTGGATGTTCAGTTTGGTGACCACATCATTCACTGGGTAACGTATGTGGAACTTTGTGCCCCCTGTGAAATCACGTATAGTGTGATTGGACACCATGAAACCCTGGAGGACGATGCTCCATATATCTTGAAAGCAGCTGGCATAGACCATCTGGTATCGTACCCCACAATTCCACCAGGCATAACAGTgtacaacaaaacaaaagtagAGCGGTATTTTTCGGGAGTTAGCAAGAGAGACATAAGACGTCTCTACGCGCGGTTTGAAGGTGATTTTAAACTCTTTGGTTATCGGGAGCCAGATTTCTTGCTTAACTGA